The Paenibacillus sp. FSL H7-0357 nucleotide sequence GGCAACAGGCAAAATATCAGGCCAAGAAGACTACAAGCCTCTGAATGACATCGACAGAATGAGCAATTACTACACTTCCATTCAGAATTCTTATATCTACACGGTGGCTGGGAATCTTGATAAGGATGAATATACACTAACACGATTTACACGCGGCCAGAGCAAAGATACAGCAACAAAAAGCTACGAAAGCTATGGCAGATGGCTGGCCGGTCCCACAAACGGAATGGCTTTCTTTCAAAAAGGAACCCAAATCACCGGAGTCAATCTTGAGAATGACCGTGTTGTGACGTTCGACAATCCGGCAAGCAAGGTTGAACTGCTGCAGCGGGTTGGCAAGGCTGTATTCACTATTTACGAGAACGGGTACCTCTCCATTAATCATGCAGATACCGGAGCCTTGCTCGGGATTATCAAAACCGGAGCCGGCTACCACTATTTTGGCAATGTTACGATCGAAAAGGGAATCGCACTGATCCCGACAGAACATAAATTGCTGGCCGTAGCCCTGCCTAAAGAATTGCAGTAAAAGATCTTTACGTTTAGCGGTTCCTGTGAAGAAACTCCCCGATTCTCCGGGCAGCTTCCAGGAGCCGCTTTTCTTCTTCAACCAGCGCGATTCTGACGAACCCTTCTCCCTGTGATCCAAAAGCATCCCCCGGGATTACAGCAACACCAGTCTTCAGCAGCAGCTCTTGAGCGAACTTACGTGATCGGCCAACTTCACCTGGAGTTCCCCAAGCCTCCGGAAGCCGTGCCCAAACAAACATTGTCGCTTTGGGCTTAGCAACAGACCAGCCTTCCAAGGACAAAGCTTCAATAAACACATCGCGCCGATGCTCATAAAGCGGGGCTACCTCCAGTTTATCCCCTCCAGCCATCGCCAGCTCCAGCGCAAATGCCGCAGCCTCCTGTACCGGATTAAATACCCCATAGTCTACATTGCTCTTCAGTTCACGGAGTGCGCCGACAGCTTGGCGGTTGCCGCTCATAAAACCAACGCGGCATCCGGCCATATTAAAGCTCTTGGAGAACGAATGAAATTCAACCGCCGTCTCTAGTGCTCCAGGTACTTGCAGGATACTTAACGGACGGTAGCCGTCAAACCCCATCTCCGAATACGCCAAATCATGAATAACCAGCACCTCCCATTTCCGGGCTAATGCAATCAGTTTCTCCATGTAAGCCAGATCGGCCGTAACCGCAATCGGATTGCCGGGAAAGCTGAGCAGGATAAAAACCGCCTGCTGCCATATCTCATCAGGAATGCTGTCCAGATCAGGCAGAAAGTCATTTTGCTCCAGCAAAGGGAGTTGCCAGGCCTTGACCCCTGCAATCGCCAGTGAACCGGAATAAATCGGATAACCTGGATCAGGGACAATCGCCAAATCTCCGGGATTGCAAATGGACAAAGCAAGATGGGCCAGCCCGTCCTGTGAACCCATCAGCGCCACCAGCTCTTCCTCATCATCCACTTCAACATCAAACCGCCATTTCATCCAGGCTGCCGCTTGCTTGCGGAACAAGTCGCTTCCCTTGGAAGCGGGATAAGAATAACTGTTCTCCCTGAGAACTGCATCACTTAACGCTTGGCGAATCTCAAGAGCAGGTGCCTGATCCGGACTGCCGATCCCAAGGTCGATGACCTCGATGCCCGACCTCCGTGCTTCTGCTTTCCATTCGGATACCTCCGAGAATATGGATGAACCCAAATATGATAGTTTATCCGATCGCCATCCCCGTTTGGAACTGCTGTATGTCAAAATCAAAACCCCCAGCTGTTTTTCCAATTAGTATAGCATGATTTCTTTCACCCGGTTTTACACAAAGCTCACATCAGCAGGCCGAAAACAATTAAAACCATATTATAAATTTAATACCTTATTATTCCACTACAAGCCCTCAAATCGGCACAACCACTTGGTTAGATGAACCTATTAAAATGGATCTCAGATGAAACAGCGTATAATTTATGTTATACGCTGTTTTTTCAGGGCAAATTTGGGCCATTCTACTGTGGTTTTCACAATCCAGACAATAAGCTCTTTCTCCATAGCTTAGAATCTTGACTAAGTGATAAACAGCCGCCAGAATGATTGGCGGCTGCGTGTGATTACGTATTCACCTTGTGCTCTCCTGTTTATTGAAGATCAGCTTTACTTCGCTGGCAGTTTCAATAACCGGTATAATACCGTCATCCCTTCGGCACGTGTTGTCTTCCCATCCGGTTTAAACATCCCCCCGGGTTGGCCTTCAATGATGCCGAGTGCTGCCGCTTCATTCACGGCTTGCTGTGCCCAGGTTCCCATTCGCCCGGCGTCATGAAATGCCGGGGTCGCGCCAGTTACTGCCGCGCCTGCGTTGCTCAAATGATATGCGCGCATAATCATCACAGCCATTTCCTGCCGCGAAAGGGAATCCTGCGGCCGGTACACCCCGCCGGCTCCTCCTATAATTCCAGCTGCGGCAGCGGCATTTACTCCCACCGCGTACCATGCGTCTTCAGGGACATCCTTGAACACGGCTGCTTCCATTTTAAGATTCAACAGTCGGTCCAGCATCACCGCGAACTCTGCACGGGTCAATATCTGATTCGGAGCAAATAAACCTTCGTCGGTTCCAGTCGCGATATTTCGGGCAGCCATCACTTCAATGGCATGCCGGGCCCAGTGAGAGTTCAGATCTCCAAAGGTCTTGGTGGATTTCGTCAGCAGATAAGCTCCCCATTGAGCCGGCTGGAATTCTATGCTTCCACCCGTAATTTTGCTGTCAAGATACCGCCAGTTCCCCTGTTCATCCTGCACGTAAATCACGAGCTTGTCCGGATCACTTTCTCCACCAGAAACCGATATTTGTGCGTTCAGAGCAAAGGAGTTCTTATCCAACGGATCAAGATTTTTAACCGACGAAGTAATAGTATACAGAATACGGCCTTCTGTATTTGCAGGCTGATCTACCGCTGTCTTTTGGGTAAATGTCAGCGTGACCTCTTCCGCTTCGGCCGACAATAACTGCTGCGCGGCTATCGTCCATTTCGAACCCCGGTCAAGAATTTGCAGTGGTTTACCGAGCTGAACCGCCAAACGGATGACAGATTGCGGAAACCATACAGATATAGCGCCAGTTGCAGAACTATCAACATCTTTAAGATCTATACTTAATACAGCGGCTTCAGCATTGTTCAATTCCTTGAGTGCCCATGCCTCATCTACTTTAAGCAGATCCGGCTTTGCGGCTGGAGGGACAACAGCACTCTGGAACTCGGGATTGTTACCAGCAGGTGGAGCTGTATAAATCTGCCCAGCCGAAACCTTAGCCTGGGCAAAACCGTTAATTTGCCGGCTTTTATTGATTTCATAGACTGCAATATACGAACCCGCTGCAACAGCGATATCTTCCCCCGGCTTGTAGCTGAGTACTCCGGCAGGCAGGAAATCTCCTTTAACCGGAACTGCTATAGCATCGGC carries:
- a CDS encoding aminotransferase class I/II-fold pyridoxal phosphate-dependent enzyme, with amino-acid sequence MTYSSSKRGWRSDKLSYLGSSIFSEVSEWKAEARRSGIEVIDLGIGSPDQAPALEIRQALSDAVLRENSYSYPASKGSDLFRKQAAAWMKWRFDVEVDDEEELVALMGSQDGLAHLALSICNPGDLAIVPDPGYPIYSGSLAIAGVKAWQLPLLEQNDFLPDLDSIPDEIWQQAVFILLSFPGNPIAVTADLAYMEKLIALARKWEVLVIHDLAYSEMGFDGYRPLSILQVPGALETAVEFHSFSKSFNMAGCRVGFMSGNRQAVGALRELKSNVDYGVFNPVQEAAAFALELAMAGGDKLEVAPLYEHRRDVFIEALSLEGWSVAKPKATMFVWARLPEAWGTPGEVGRSRKFAQELLLKTGVAVIPGDAFGSQGEGFVRIALVEEEKRLLEAARRIGEFLHRNR